In the Drosophila biarmipes strain raj3 chromosome X, RU_DBia_V1.1, whole genome shotgun sequence genome, one interval contains:
- the LOC108025754 gene encoding ceramide synthase, translating to MQQRRQPANGSGGGGAGEAAQRPEEQSAAQDAAEQKAGAGRAPRRGCYFSLAFSIGSMGLACGSLWQIPNTSDRISLQRGLVLTSLGFIYFVSLTDFCNKYLLETSRGQRFRRKYRLMMSDVLEITNKIVSAIQAFFSFLVGLIVCKSTCTKSFVYASHFLMEAYGWFGTAYFMYDIWSMYKVHTQKIADKLHLLRITKGQAVSNGHANGKSNGNSGGGNNNGSTPGTPHEICDYDGACVQIPKDGRWDFLKYVLTHPVMMIHHVFIGTFGLLVVTYIRGGGHCIYSYMFMMEFSTPFVSLRSILSTMRLKDSRVYIANGLLMLATFFVCRVCMWPYVMWRYSLAIEAASMWAAMCGLPRGCLVSIAILFLPQLYWFYLMVLGALKVFLPQKRRPPNAVLPDTNAATATPTALINGKN from the exons ATGCAGCAGCGCCGCCAGCCGGCGAACGgcagcggaggaggaggagcaggagagGCGGCCCAGCGGCCGGAGGAGCAGAGCGCGGCCCAGGATGCGGCGGAGCAGAAGGCTGGCGCAGGTAGGGCGCCGCGACGCGGCTGCTACTTCTCGCTGGCCTTCTCCATCGGCTCGATGGGCCTGGCCTGCGGCAGCCTGTGGCAGATCCCCAACACCAGCGACCGCATCTCGCTGCAGCGCGGCCTGGTGCTCACCTCGCTGGGCTTCATCTACTTCGTCTCGCTGACCGACTTCTGCAACAAGTACCTGCTGGAGACCAGCCGCGGCCAGCGCTTTCGCCGCAAGTACCGCCTGATGATGTCCGACGTCCTGGAGATCACCAACAA AATCGTTTCGGCCATCCAGGCCTTCTTCTCCTTCCTCGTGGGCCTCATCGTCTGCAAGTCGACGTGCACCAAGTCCTTCGTTTACGCATCGCACTTCCTGATGGAGGCCTACGGATGGTTCGGCACCGCCTACTTCATGTACGACATCTGGTCCATGTACAAGGTGCACACCCAGAAGATCGCCGACAAGCTGCACCTGCTGCGCATCACCAAGGGTCAGGCGGTGAGCAATGGTCATGCCAACGGCAAGTCCAATGGCAATTCcggcggcggcaacaacaacggcagcacTCCAGGCACCCCGCACGAGATCTGCGACTATGACGGAGCCTGCGTCCAGATCCCCAAGGACGGCCGTTGGGACTTCCTCAAGTACGTCCTCACGCACCCGGTCATGATGATACACCACGTCTTTATCGGCACATTCGGACTGCTGGTGGTGACG TACATACGCGGCGGTGGCCACTGCATCTACAGCTACATGTTCATGATGGAGTTCTCCACGCCGTTCGTCTCGCTGCGCAGCATCCTGAGCACCATGCGCCTGAAGGACTCGCGCGTGTACATCGCCAACGGGCTGCTCATGCTGGCCACCTTCTTCGTGTGCCGCGTCTGCATGTGGCCGTACGTGATGTGGCGCTACAGCCTGGCCATCGAGGCGGCCTCCATGTGGGCGGCCATGTGCGGCCTGCCGCGAGGATGCCTCGTCAGCATCGCCATTCTGTTCTTGCCACAGCTTTACTGGTTCTATCTGATGGTCTTGGGGGCTCTCAAG GTATTCCTACCGCAGAAGCGACGACCGCCCAACGCCGTGCTTCCAGACACAAACGCGGCCACGGCCACTCCCACCGCCCTCATAAATGGCAAAAACTAG
- the LOC108025682 gene encoding uncharacterized protein LOC108025682, protein MDRQENYDFPDSSGDQPNTPSTSPAEAKDWWNEDEVPDSTTPCEGQGFDLDEEPEKTATSEGNSSSSESQDMGNTDEDEENDLAATSGNEYSGSESKKWDAVPISQQSKDLREWSEEEKQDAFRRLKAERNRKLKKHTEHASPEPKARAPRRTCGTIIVPREFKDYDF, encoded by the exons ATGGACCGCCAAGAGAACTACGATTTCCCCGATTCTTCTGGGGATCAACCCAATACTCCTTCCACTTCCCCTGCAGAAGCCAAGGATTGGTGGAATGAAGATGAAGTGCCTGATTCCACTACGCCTTGCGAGGGCCAGGGTTTTGATTTGGATGAGGAGCCTGAAAAGACTGCCACATCCGAGGGTAACAGTTCCAGCTCCGAGTCACAGGATATGGGTAATACAGATGAGGATGAGGAGAATGACTTGGCCGCCACATCCGGGAACGAATATTCGGGCTCCGAAAGTAAGAAATGGGATGCGGTTCCCATCTCGCA GCAGTCGAAGGATCTCAGGGAGTGGTCTGAAGAGGAGAAACAGGATGCCTTCCGCCGCCTGAAGGCCGAGCGCAATCGCAAGCTGAAGAAACACACTGAGCATGCGTCGCCGGAGCCGAAAGCCCGTGCTCCCCGAAGGACCTGTGGCACCATTATTGTGCCAAGGGAATTCAAGGACTATGACTTTTAG
- the LOC108025755 gene encoding uncharacterized protein LOC108025755, translating to MCCAPMCGAPACGPSMCCRPACRVPLEPLRPATVHRCCPASKCALCSQNNAEQECRCTCQRNKHILEALSCLFRVTKFQMLTTLFQLAYHESRPLPRFPRDRTWSVMENVKAPYTELHDLKIYDSLYDRCGQPIDPLDRTNAYKLLRLIFLAPVLVPEQKAQLLAMLLRLNARAACPVELNGLLLALQQVQLEELVCSILEQDGRIKRFHSARQCLQLCNLYHKVAATDKNAVIHKRRRRKAKSKGKDADAQKKPQRRTITPQIYCTRRVPETEEPANRLESGSPVIRSTSSSHRRSSNKKSWASGEKGSRRESRNSTGSPKKGKSETTAAGVRMQGGDRRRSKSSP from the coding sequence ATGTGCTGTGCTCCCATGTGCGGTGCTCCGGCCTGCGGTCCCTCGATGTGCTGTCGGCCCGCCTGCCGGGTGCCGCTGGAGCCACTGCGTCCGGCGACGGTCCACCGCTGCTGTCCGGCCTCCAAGTGCGCGCTGTGCAGCCAGAACAACGCGGAGCAGGAGTGCCGCTGCACCTGCCAGCGCAACAAGCACATCCTGGAGGCGCTGAGCTGCCTGTTCCGCGTCACCAAGTTCCAAATGCTGACCACGCTCTTCCAACTGGCCTACCACGAGAGTCGGCCGCTGCCGCGCTTCCCGCGCGATCGCACCTGGTCGGTGATGGAGAACGTGAAGGCCCCGTACACGGAGCTGCACGACCTCAAGATCTACGACAGCCTGTACGACCGCTGCGGCCAGCCCATCGATCCGTTGGACCGGACGAACGCCTACAAGCTGTTGCGCCTGATCTTCCTGGCTCCGGTGCTGGTGCCCGAGCAGAAGGCCCAGCTCCTGGCCATGCTCCTCCGGCTGAATGCCCGTGCCGCCTGTCCCGTGGAGCTCAACGGCCTGCTGCTGGCCCTGCAGCAGGtgcagctggaggagctggtGTGCAGCATTCTGGAGCAGGATGGCCGGATCAAGCGGTTCCACAGCGCCCGCCAGTGCCTGCAGCTGTGCAATCTCTACCACAAGGTGGCCGCCACGGACAAGAATGCCGTGATCCACAAGCGACGCCGACGCAAGGCGAAGTCCAAGGGCAAGGATGCGGATGCCCAGAAGAAGCCGCAGCGCAGGACCATCACCCCGCAGATATACTGCACCCGCCGCGTCCCAGAGACCGAGGAACCGGCCAACCGTCTGGAGAGCGGCTCGCCCGTCATCCgcagcaccagcagctccCATCGTCGCTCGTCCAACAAGAAGAGCTGGGCGTCGGGCGAGAAGGGTTCGCGCCGGGAGTCGCGCAACTCCACGGGCTCACCGAAGAAGGGCAAGAGCGAGACAACCGCTGCGGGAGTGCGGATGCAGGGTGGCGACCGCCGGAGGAGCAAATCGAGTCCATAG
- the LOC108025590 gene encoding antigen 5 like allergen Cul n 1: MTRFQCSPWSFHLFLVLTAALASGQNYCDPALCPNGRHVACQSSGRFASGCSGEFVAVDPQIPLILRLHNERRNLLAGGGVSGFPSASHMGTMAWDATLAQLAAYNVLQCRMAHDECRNTNTYRYAGQNLSILFTRSVDVGDFLRQRIAAWFDESRDATSADMENYQMRGGPAIGHFTTMANERNNRVGCAIARFTDSNAAQATLLACNYAVTNVLNNPVYRAGQAASECTSGRNTNYPNLCSPSEAYNYNQWSG, from the exons ATGACACGTTTTCAATGCTCTCCATGGTCTTTCCACCTGTTTTTGGTCCTGACGGCTGCCCTTGCCTCTGGTCAGAATTATTGTGATCCGGCACTTTGTCCTAATGGCCGACACGTGGCCTGTCAGAGCAGCGGA CGCTTCGCCAGCGGCTGCAGCGGTGAGTTTGTGGCAGTGGACCCCCAGATCCCGCTGATCCTGCGGCTGCACAACGAGCGGCGCAACCTCCTCGCGGGCGGCGGAGTGAGTGGCTTCCCCAGCGCCTCGCACATGGGCACCATGGCCTGGGACGCGACGCTGGCCCAGCTGGCCGCCTACAACGTGCTGCAGTGCCGCATGGCGCACGACGAGTGCCGGAACACCAACACCTACCGCTACGCGGGCCAGAACCTGAGCATCCTCTTCACCCGGAGCGTGGACGTGGGCGACTTCCTGCGCCAGCGGATCGCAGCCTGGTTCGACGAGAGCCGCGACGCCACCAGCGCGGACATGGAGAACTACCAGATGCGGGGTGGCCC GGCCATTGGCCACTTCACCACCATGGCGAACGAGCGCAACAACAGAGTGGGCTGCGCCATCGCCCGCTTCACGGACTCCAACGCCGCTCAGGCCACCCTGCTGGCCTGCAACTACGCCGTCACCAATGTCCTGAACAACCCCGTCTACAGGGCGGGCCAGGCCGCCTCGGAGTGCACCTCGGGCCGCAACACCAACTACCCCAACCTCTGCTCCCCCAGCGAGGCCTACAACTACAACCAGTGGTCGGGTTAG
- the LOC108025753 gene encoding serine/arginine repetitive matrix protein 1, with product MSHDMTQFLGGVRHTPQDRARATRTKVGAGLIAAASQPARSAQRPAIGGGAEQTPRWNQRPPAGASAAAGVAPKRPANRVRAPPGATAEPGGAVPKRATGGGATRVIQTTATCTLRRRQGPPPPPRLTIPRRPNEVKWIMKPSQCFVPCSESSSEDNITQRSDIPHEGDDEAATKVDKTKSSRRLPAEHVGTLVRTKVRCSRMFRVPSQRIMRVEELKQAQLQQMHPRRTRTHNQTQYGSRSRSRSPNWSASRSPSPLPHQSPSRYPGGFSSRSVNQPTASRLPSEGEEQEEQGEQEEQREQEEQREQEEQKGQEEQQGREEQQEQPKDVPLAATRTVTLIPKPPSGLVSCSPSPIASPYPSQSRLQSPSLSSTSWNASCCTMDTCVKSYTSSSTPHSIPSSSSSSSLSTSGSECRGGSRTPTARRWNRPVRMATGAWGAKAIKLTSTVIEIIKPTATTTTEGKRHPEVNRKRAVPAPLQAKIHSVLKTKGQAETRQAMNAPMVQSIAPPKFTPKLQVPHPISQSVNHVVNQLTAQLKAAAMIQSQDEQKQPKERAPTDQDVYQPWLSKAPARKPSIYLLMNQPAKQPETSSNEPSQDAWVIQPMELAKEARNQHTNHYLEESKDHPRLHASRYTNPPKLGAVNQGQTRQLLMGQGGNAPKYTTPPRNWESSLRDQAGISRNPYIGEPNKLSRQRAPPRARSTPVSLNRTTRPSAPTGSPYVVAPPPPHPQQQPQQQQPEAPAGSKIVRKTQHKVPRTMEDGIDMSYQYFVSIPLKRGKKPQVVRYLYRPMVRQLNAPTSPNRRNSRRSKRRAAAGGEEPPTAEGAAQQFDPALKALGGMPLPLEDPPRAEEKSPASERKSRILLDPEEVLNAPYEVPPLKLDARFKTMMEQLAQMPYPEERPSRRRRRTNRLARAAGGADQVPPSEHHVGTGGGDAVRHEMRSLEQVSSIWKCGSRLPKLINYRPEAKRLSTATGAPISYHTPLQISEVGFVLPVEPMIQTITYDDIEQRERGQLAEQQLPLEAEAEAEALPLEKRQEGAKSVSFHPGDARVSEIPARSSSSISIRSTSSGRAQAKGRRTSRKSKAKAKGKAKVRR from the coding sequence ATGTCCCATGATATGACACAATTCCTAGGCGGAGTCCGCCACACTCCACAAGATCGGGCCAGGGCGACCAGGACCAAGGTGGGAGCTGGGCTCATCGCCGCAGCATCGCAACCCGCAAGATCCGCCCAAAGGCCAGCCATTGGTGGTGGTGCAGAGCAGACACCTAGGTGGAATCAAAGGCCACCAGCTGGAGCCAGTGCAGCGGCGGGAGTGGCACCCAAGAGGCCCGCCAATCGAGTGCGAGCCCCGCCAGGGGCGACAGCCGAGCCAGGCGGAGCTGTTCCCAAGAGAGCAACTGGCGGTGGTGCGACCAGGGTGATCCAAACCACCGCCACCTGCACGTTGCGTCGAAGGCAAGGGCCCCCGCCTCCTCCCAGGCTGACCATTCCGCGGCGCCCCAACGAGGTCAAGTGGATCATGAAGCCCTCGCAGTGCTTTGTGCCGTGCAGTGAATCCTCCTCCGAGGACAACATCACCCAACGCTCCGACATCCCACACGAGGGAGACGACGAGGCGGCCACCAAAGTGGACAAGACCAAGAGCAGTCGACGGTTGCCGGCTGAACACGTTGGCACGCTGGTGAGGACCAAGGTGCGATGCTCTCGCATGTTCCGTGTGCCCAGCCAGCGAATCATGCGGGTCGAGGAGCTGAAGCAGGCCCAGCTGCAGCAGATGCATCCGCGGCGGACGAGGACCCACAACCAGACTCAGTACGGCAGTCGTTCACGTAGTAGGTCTCCCAACTGGTCAGCCAGTAGGTCACCAAGTCCATTGCCCCATCAATCGCCCTCTAGGTATCCAGGTGGCTTCTCCAGTCGCTCAGTAAACCAGCCCACTGCCAGTCGCCTGCCATCGGAAGgtgaggagcaggaggagcagggggagcaggaggagcagagggagcaggaggagcagagggagcaggaggagcagaagGGGCAGGAAGAGCAGCAAGGGCGGGAGGAGCAACAAGAGCAACCGAAGGATGTGCCCCTTGCAGCCACCAGAACCGTAACTCTGATACCCAAGCCGCCTTCTGGTCTGGTTTCCTGCTCGCCCAGTCCGATCGCCAGTCCCTATCCCAGCCAGAGTCGCCTCCAGAGTCCAAGCTTGAGTAGTACCAGTTGGAATGCCAGCTGCTGCACGATGGATACCTGTGTAAAAAGTTATACTTCCAGCTCCACTCCTCACTCgatccccagcagcagcagcagcagcagtctcaGCACCAGTGGCAGCGAGTGCCGAGGTGGCAGCAGGACGCCCACCGCCAGGCGGTGGAATCGTCCAGTACGCATGGCCACAGGGGCATGGGGCGCCAAGGCCATCAAGCTGACCTCCACGGTGATTGAGATCATAAAACCAACAGCAACGACCACGACAGAGGGCAAGAGACACCCTGAGGTTAACAGGAAGAGAGCGGTGCCCGCTCCACTCCAGGCCAAGATCCACTCGGTGCTTAAGACCAAAGGACAGGCGGAAACGAGGCAGGCCATGAACGCACCCATGGTGCAGTCGATAGCGCCACCGAAGTTCACGCCAAAGCTGCAAGTGCCCCATCCAATCAGTCAGTCGGTCAATCATGTGGTCAATCAACTGACAGCCCAGCTTAAGGCGGCGGCCATGATTCAGTCCCAGGATGAGCAGAAGCAGCCCAAGGAGCGTGCTCCAACGGATCAAGATGTCTACCAACCGTGGCTATCAAAGGCTCCCGCCAGAAAGCCCTCCATTTATCTGCTCATGAACCAGCCGGCAAAGCAGCCAGAGACCTCATCAAACGAGCCCTCCCAGGATGCCTGGGTTATTCAGCCAATGGAGCTAGCCAAGGAGGCGAGGAACCAGCACACCAATCACTACTTGGAGGAGTCCAAGGACCATCCTAGGCTACATGCAAGTCGCTATACGAATCCACCAAAGCTAGGAGCTGTCAACCAGGGCCAGACTAGGCAGCTCTTGATGGGTCAGGGTGGCAATGCTCCAAAGTACACGACTCCGCCGAGGAACTGGGAAAGTTCTTTACGGGATCAGGCGGGCATCTCAAGGAATCCGTACATTGGGGAACCCAACAAGCTGTCCAGGCAGCGAGCTCCTCCGCGGGCCAGGAGCACGCCTGTTTCGCTGAACAGGACCACCCGGCCTTCCGCACCCACTGGCAGCCCCTATGTGgttgctcctcctcctccacatccgcagcagcagccgcagcaacagcagccggaAGCCCCCGCCGGCAGCAAGATTGTGCGAAAGACGCAGCACAAGGTGCCGCGCACCATGGAGGATGGCATCGACATGAGCTACCAGTACTTCGTATCCATTCCGCTCAAGCGTGGCAAGAAACCCCAGGTGGTGCGCTACCTCTACCGCCCGATGGTGCGCCAACTGAACGCACCCACTTCGCCCAATCGCCGCAACTCCAGGCGGTCCAAAAGGAGAGCAGCGGCAGGTGGAGAGGAGCCACCCACAGCGGAGGGTGCTGCCCAGCAGTTTGATCCCGCACTGAAGGCTCTGGGTGGAatgccgctgccgctggaGGATCCACCAAGGGCGGAGGAGAAGTCACCCGCCTCGGAGCGTAAATCGAGAATACTACTCGATCCGGAGGAAGTGCTGAATGCTCCGTATGAGGTACCGCCGCTCAAGCTGGATGCCCGCTTCAAGACCATGATGGAGCAGCTGGCCCAGATGCCGTATCCCGAGGAGCGGCCCAGTCGCCGTCGTCGGCGCACCAATCGCCTGGCCCGCGCCGCCGGTGGCGCTGACCAGGTGCCACCATCGGAGCACCACGTGGGCACTGGCGGCGGCGATGCCGTGCGCCATGAAATGCGCTCCCTGGAGCAGGTGTCCTCCATCTGGAAGTGTGGCTCCCGGCTGCCCAAGCTGATCAACTACCGACCGGAGGCCAAGCGTCTGAGCACGGCCACCGGAGCCCCTATCTCCTATCACACGCCCCTGCAGATAAGTGAAGTGGGCTTTGTGCTCCCCGTGGAACCCATGATTCAGACCATAACCTATGACGACATCGAGCAGAGAGAGAGGGGCCAGCTGGCGGAGCAGCAGTTGCCactggaggcggaggcggaggcggaggctcTTCCCCTAGAGAAACGCCAAGAGGGAGCCAAGTCCGTGAGCTTCCATCCCGGCGACGCGAGGGTGAGTGAAATCCccgccaggagcagcagctccatCAGCATCCGCTCCACTTCCAGCGGCAGAGCCCAGGCCAAGGGACGCCGCACCTCGCGAAAGAGCAAGGCCAAGGCCAAGGGAAAGGCCAAAGTCCGCAGGTGA